A single window of Oncorhynchus clarkii lewisi isolate Uvic-CL-2024 chromosome 10, UVic_Ocla_1.0, whole genome shotgun sequence DNA harbors:
- the LOC139418089 gene encoding centrosomal AT-AC splicing factor isoform X1 — MGAFYCAICRQTSFSGKAHIFGKSHQSKLKVVLVKFLEKVKEARRTIKNPQVERFDCTQHKRKCWCYCCGLEVERDVTDGDITVLFGGLLEHMARPDHRKGTHTFWWENKADPKLRDKFIITENEMERFKTEVAKALGSFEDKEDGLIKQQATHIRAQEQHRQEVLQSLIEPKAELELSNTEGPCNSVDEASSSSHFRAPGSDEQARSGRVDQMVARQWAGPGQGLTFIGYQDSSNSGNVHTGAIPPWLQEDPNEGRSGTMEQAIGPSLQDFLKQKEQEKLKKLPPNRVGANFDHSSQTDANWLPSFGRVWNSGRRWQSRHQFREEEGQTNRQKRKRDQGAEGTKKPNRLNSDYSMHCT, encoded by the exons ATGGGTGCATTTTACTGTGCGATATGTAGGCAAACATCTTTCTCCGGAAAAGCACACATCTTCGGAAAAAGTCACCAGAGCAAACTCAAAGTGGTCCTTGTTAAATTCCTCGAGAAG GTGAAAGAGGCGCGTCGAACGATAAAAAATCCCCAGGTGGAGAGGTTCGATTGCACTCAGCACAAACGCAAATGTTGGTGTTACTGCTGCGGCCTTGAGGTGGAGAGAGACGTCACTGATGGCGACATCACTGTGTTGTTCGGGGGCTTGTTGGAACACATGGCCAG GCCTGACCACAGGAAGGGCACCCACACATTCTGGTGGGAGAACAAAGCTGATCCCAAATTGAGGGACAAGTTTATAATCACAGAAAATGAAATGGAGAG ATTTAAAACAGAGGTGGCAAAAGCTTTAGGCTCATTTGAGGATAAGGAGGATGGGCTTATCAAGCAG CAAGCCACTCATATCCGAGCTCAGGAACAGCATCGCCAGGAGGTCCTTCAGTCTCTCATAGAG CCTAAGGCAGAGCTGGAGCTATCGAACACAGAGGGCCCTTGCAACTCAGTGGACGAGGCTTCCAG TAGCTCTCACTTCAGGGCCCCTGGATCCGATGAGCAGGCCAGGTCTGGTCGGGTCGACCAAATGGTGGCCAGGCAGTGGGCAGGCCCTGGACAGGGCCTGACCTTCATTGGCTACCAG GATTCTTCCAACAGTGGAAATGTTCACACAG GAGCCATCCCTCCATGGTTACAGGAGGACCCCAATGAGGGCAGGTCTGGGACAATGGAGCAGGCGATCGGTCCATCACTCCAGGACTTCCTCAAACAGA AGGAGCAGGAGAAGCTGAAGAAACTCCCCCCTAACCGGGTGGGGGCAAACTTTGACCATAGCTCCCAGACAGATGCCAACTGGCTGCCCTCTTTCGGCCGGGTGTGGAACAGCGGACGCCGCTGGCAATCCAG GCACCAgttcagagaggaagagggacagaccaacagacaaaagagaaagagggatcagggtgctgagggaacaaagaAACCAAACCGCCTGAACAGTGACTATAGTATGCATTGTACATAG
- the LOC139418089 gene encoding centrosomal AT-AC splicing factor isoform X2 has translation MGAFYCAICRQTSFSGKAHIFGKSHQSKLKVVLVKFLEKVKEARRTIKNPQVERFDCTQHKRKCWCYCCGLEVERDVTDGDITVLFGGLLEHMARPDHRKGTHTFWWENKADPKLRDKFIITENEMERFKTEVAKALGSFEDKEDGLIKQQATHIRAQEQHRQEVLQSLIEPKAELELSNTEGPCNSVDEASSSHFRAPGSDEQARSGRVDQMVARQWAGPGQGLTFIGYQDSSNSGNVHTGAIPPWLQEDPNEGRSGTMEQAIGPSLQDFLKQKEQEKLKKLPPNRVGANFDHSSQTDANWLPSFGRVWNSGRRWQSRHQFREEEGQTNRQKRKRDQGAEGTKKPNRLNSDYSMHCT, from the exons ATGGGTGCATTTTACTGTGCGATATGTAGGCAAACATCTTTCTCCGGAAAAGCACACATCTTCGGAAAAAGTCACCAGAGCAAACTCAAAGTGGTCCTTGTTAAATTCCTCGAGAAG GTGAAAGAGGCGCGTCGAACGATAAAAAATCCCCAGGTGGAGAGGTTCGATTGCACTCAGCACAAACGCAAATGTTGGTGTTACTGCTGCGGCCTTGAGGTGGAGAGAGACGTCACTGATGGCGACATCACTGTGTTGTTCGGGGGCTTGTTGGAACACATGGCCAG GCCTGACCACAGGAAGGGCACCCACACATTCTGGTGGGAGAACAAAGCTGATCCCAAATTGAGGGACAAGTTTATAATCACAGAAAATGAAATGGAGAG ATTTAAAACAGAGGTGGCAAAAGCTTTAGGCTCATTTGAGGATAAGGAGGATGGGCTTATCAAGCAG CAAGCCACTCATATCCGAGCTCAGGAACAGCATCGCCAGGAGGTCCTTCAGTCTCTCATAGAG CCTAAGGCAGAGCTGGAGCTATCGAACACAGAGGGCCCTTGCAACTCAGTGGACGAGGCTTCCAG CTCTCACTTCAGGGCCCCTGGATCCGATGAGCAGGCCAGGTCTGGTCGGGTCGACCAAATGGTGGCCAGGCAGTGGGCAGGCCCTGGACAGGGCCTGACCTTCATTGGCTACCAG GATTCTTCCAACAGTGGAAATGTTCACACAG GAGCCATCCCTCCATGGTTACAGGAGGACCCCAATGAGGGCAGGTCTGGGACAATGGAGCAGGCGATCGGTCCATCACTCCAGGACTTCCTCAAACAGA AGGAGCAGGAGAAGCTGAAGAAACTCCCCCCTAACCGGGTGGGGGCAAACTTTGACCATAGCTCCCAGACAGATGCCAACTGGCTGCCCTCTTTCGGCCGGGTGTGGAACAGCGGACGCCGCTGGCAATCCAG GCACCAgttcagagaggaagagggacagaccaacagacaaaagagaaagagggatcagggtgctgagggaacaaagaAACCAAACCGCCTGAACAGTGACTATAGTATGCATTGTACATAG